The Dendropsophus ebraccatus isolate aDenEbr1 chromosome 10, aDenEbr1.pat, whole genome shotgun sequence genome has a segment encoding these proteins:
- the LOC138803049 gene encoding brain-specific homeobox/POU domain protein 3, giving the protein MMSMNSKQPFSMHPILHEPKYAPLHSSEAIRRACLPAPQLQSNIFAGFDETLLRGAEALAAVDIVSQKTHPFKPDATYHTMSSVSCTPTSSTVHLHHPSVLTTHHSHHHPHHQPSQGLDGDLLDHLNPALTLGGVPDVGSTPSHPHAHMSAINHMAHHTQSMNMSHNHALTAHTAMNCSESETDPRELESFAERFKQRRIKLGVTQADVGSALANLKIPGVGCLSQSTICRFESLTLSHNNMVALKPILEAWLEEAERAQREKMTKPEIFTGGDKKRKRTSIAAPEKRSLEAYFAVQPRPSSEKIAAIAEKLDLKKNVVRVWFCNQRQKQKRMKFSATY; this is encoded by the exons ATGATGTCCATGAACAGCAAGCAACCTTTCAGCATGCATCCCATTCTACATGAGCCGAAATATGCTCCGCTCCACAGCTCAGAAGCCATCCGCAGAGCCTGCCTGCCAGCCCCACAG cttCAAAGCAATATCTTTGCGGGTTTCGATGAAACTTTACTCAGAGGAGCCGAAGCTTTGGCCGCTGTGGATATTGTATCTCAAAAGACACATCCGTTCAAGCCGGATGCCACTTACCACACCATGAGCAGCGTGTCCTGCACGCCGACGTCTTCGACGGTGCATCTGCATCACCCTTCCGTCTTAACAACTCACCATTCACATCACCATCCTCACCATCAGCCTTCACAGGGCTTAGACGGGGACCTTCTAGACCACCTAAACCCTGCTCTTACCTTGGGAGGTGTTCCAGATGTCGGATCAACACCTTCCCATCCCCATGCTCATATGTCTGCCATTAACCACATGGCCCACCATACACAGTCTATGAACATGTCCCACAACCatgcactgacagctcacacgGCCATGAACTGTTCCGAAAGTGAGACAGACCCCAGAGAACTTGAATCGTTTGCGGAAAGGTTCAAACAAAGGAGAATAAAACTTGGTGTAACTCAGGCGGATGTTGGTTCTGCATTGGCCAATCTGAAGATCCCAGGTGTTGGTTGTCTCAGTCAAAGCACCATTTGCAGGTTTGAGTCTCTTACATTGTCTCACAACAACATGGTGGCCTTAAAGCCCATATTGGAAGCCTGGCTAGAGGAGGCAGAAAGAGCTCAAAGGGAAAAAATGACCAAGCCTGAAATTTTTACTGGGGGAGACAAGAAACGTAAACGTACTTCCATCGCCGCCCCCGAGAAAAGATCACTAGAAGCTTATTTTGCTGTTCAGCCGAGACCTTCTTCAGAAAAGATTGCAGCTATTGCAGAAAAGCTAGACTTAAAAAAGAATGTAGTCCGGGTCTGGTTTTGTAATCAAAGGCAGAAACAGAAAAGAATGAAGTTTTCGGCGACCTACTGA